Proteins encoded within one genomic window of Ignavibacteriota bacterium:
- the hisB gene encoding imidazoleglycerol-phosphate dehydratase HisB — MSRTSHIVRKTSETDIDLQIWLDEPGPPEIATGVGFFDHMLTHIAKHGNMRMVLRAKGDLHIDEHHLVEDVGICIGKALTEALGEKRGIERFGAGFVAMDEALARTVIDLSGRPYLVFHAGFSREMINGFALEMVKEFFQAIASEGKMNLHVALLYGDNAHHQAEAIFKSFGRAVRQAVRLTGGSDIPSTKGAL; from the coding sequence ATGAGCCGCACATCGCACATCGTCAGGAAGACCTCCGAGACGGACATCGATCTCCAGATCTGGCTAGATGAACCCGGTCCTCCGGAGATCGCGACCGGCGTGGGATTCTTCGATCACATGCTGACACACATCGCCAAACACGGGAATATGCGGATGGTGCTCCGGGCGAAGGGGGATCTGCATATCGACGAGCACCATCTTGTTGAGGATGTCGGCATCTGCATCGGGAAAGCGTTGACGGAGGCGCTCGGCGAGAAGCGTGGTATCGAGCGTTTTGGAGCGGGGTTCGTTGCCATGGATGAGGCGCTGGCACGCACGGTGATCGATCTCAGCGGCCGGCCGTATCTGGTCTTCCATGCCGGTTTCTCGCGCGAGATGATCAACGGCTTCGCGCTGGAGATGGTGAAGGAGTTCTTTCAAGCCATCGCCTCGGAGGGGAAGATGAACCTGCACGTCGCGCTCTTGTACGGCGACAACGCGCACCACCAGGCGGAAGCGATCTTCAAGTCGTTCGGCCGGGCAGTGCGCCAGGCGGTGCGGCTGACGGGAGGGAGCGACATCCCGTCCACGAAGGGAGCATTATGA
- the hisC gene encoding histidinol-phosphate transaminase: MKPLVRPEILGLAEYHLAQYPHTVKLNQNENPYELPEEIKKEVLERLAAAHWSRYPAFIPQEQIDLVAGFAGWEPAGTLLGNGSNDLLQLLFMSILERGTTVVISQPTFTLYKLLARGLGADVREVMMDRTFRYDIDGIIAAARETKAAMIVLCSPNNPTGTYLQEADVVRVLESTEGVVVLDEAYVHFSPGSLHHLITRYDRLVVLQTFSKAMGAAGLRFGYALVAPALAVQLNKIKLPYSVNIFTLIGAEVFIRRWDSIRGWIGKILDERERVRHALAALPGVTVHPSEANFLLMELDRKTPKEVFQHLANKGILIRDVSSYPMLDRALRVTIGTPGENTAMLNALVEVL; encoded by the coding sequence ATGAAACCGCTCGTCCGTCCTGAGATCCTGGGCCTCGCCGAGTATCATCTCGCACAGTATCCGCATACGGTGAAGTTGAACCAGAACGAGAACCCGTACGAGCTCCCCGAAGAGATCAAGAAGGAGGTCCTCGAACGGCTGGCCGCGGCACACTGGTCGCGGTACCCGGCGTTCATCCCGCAGGAGCAGATCGACCTCGTTGCGGGTTTTGCCGGGTGGGAACCCGCGGGCACGCTCCTGGGCAACGGATCCAACGACCTGCTGCAGCTCCTGTTCATGTCGATCCTGGAACGCGGCACAACCGTCGTGATCAGTCAGCCCACATTCACGCTCTACAAGCTCCTCGCGCGTGGATTGGGAGCCGACGTCCGCGAAGTGATGATGGACCGGACGTTCCGCTATGACATCGATGGCATCATTGCCGCGGCACGGGAGACGAAGGCCGCGATGATCGTGTTGTGTTCGCCGAACAATCCCACCGGGACCTATCTCCAGGAAGCCGATGTCGTACGTGTCCTGGAATCGACGGAGGGTGTCGTTGTCCTCGATGAGGCCTACGTACACTTCTCGCCGGGCTCGCTGCATCACCTGATCACCCGGTATGACAGGCTCGTGGTGCTGCAGACGTTCTCGAAGGCCATGGGAGCCGCGGGGCTCCGGTTCGGCTATGCGCTGGTGGCACCCGCACTGGCCGTCCAGCTCAACAAGATCAAACTCCCCTACAGTGTGAATATCTTCACACTCATAGGAGCCGAAGTGTTCATACGCCGGTGGGATTCGATCCGCGGTTGGATCGGGAAGATCCTGGACGAACGTGAGCGCGTGCGCCACGCCCTTGCGGCCCTTCCGGGCGTCACCGTGCACCCGTCGGAAGCCAATTTCCTCCTGATGGAGTTGGATCGGAAGACGCCGAAAGAGGTATTCCAGCACCTTGCAAACAAGGGGATCCTGATCCGCGACGTCTCGTCGTATCCCATGCTCGACAGGGCACTCCGCGTCACGATCGGTACACCCGGGGAGAACACCGCCATGCTGAACGCGCTCGTGGAGGTCCTATGA
- the hisD gene encoding histidinol dehydrogenase, which produces MRILEFNDDEAAVRTLLRRRHTLDPAVIGRAQEILTAVERDGDAAVLQYTRTYDCPDIEKIGMRVTDAEVRAAYKAVPAELLRALRKARTNVARYHKRQMPKSWSMNDAGLRLEQRFKPLRRVGIYVPGGKAAYPSTVIMNAVPASIAGVNEIVMVTPAGKDGSLSPAVLVAAAECGVTEIYRIGGAQAVAALAFGTATIRAVDKITGPGNAYVAAAKKLVYGTVGIDMIAGPTEVVVIADETADPSFVAADLIAQAEHDQDATALCLVTSRHLAGRIGAEVMTQLESAARSLIARTSLEQNGRIIVVPSVKVAVELANTIAPEHLEIVTRNARKVSRDIRHAGAIFVGRWATEALGDYVAGPNHTLPTSGTARFSSALNVMDFLTFSNVIECSKEHFMKLAPYGETLARAEGLAGHAASMAIRRKQR; this is translated from the coding sequence ATGCGCATCCTTGAGTTCAACGACGACGAGGCCGCGGTCCGCACCCTTCTCCGCCGCCGACATACCCTCGACCCCGCGGTCATCGGCCGCGCACAGGAGATCCTCACCGCCGTCGAACGGGACGGCGATGCTGCCGTGCTGCAGTATACCCGCACCTATGATTGTCCGGATATCGAGAAGATCGGCATGCGTGTGACCGATGCGGAGGTCCGCGCTGCCTACAAGGCCGTGCCGGCAGAGCTGCTCCGTGCGCTCCGGAAAGCCCGTACGAATGTTGCCCGGTATCACAAAAGGCAGATGCCGAAGTCATGGTCGATGAACGACGCCGGCCTCCGGCTCGAGCAGCGCTTCAAACCGCTCAGGCGCGTGGGTATCTATGTTCCCGGGGGAAAGGCGGCGTATCCGTCGACGGTGATCATGAATGCCGTCCCCGCATCGATCGCCGGCGTGAACGAGATCGTGATGGTCACCCCGGCAGGGAAGGATGGCAGCCTCTCTCCCGCCGTCCTCGTTGCCGCCGCGGAATGCGGCGTGACGGAGATCTACCGCATCGGTGGCGCACAGGCGGTGGCGGCACTTGCGTTCGGCACGGCGACGATCCGTGCGGTGGACAAGATCACGGGTCCCGGCAATGCCTATGTGGCTGCCGCGAAAAAGCTCGTCTATGGCACCGTGGGCATCGACATGATCGCGGGGCCCACGGAAGTGGTGGTGATCGCGGATGAGACCGCCGATCCATCCTTCGTGGCCGCGGACCTCATCGCGCAGGCCGAACACGACCAGGATGCGACCGCGCTCTGCCTTGTCACGTCCCGCCACCTGGCCGGCCGGATCGGGGCTGAGGTGATGACACAACTCGAAAGCGCGGCACGTTCGCTCATCGCGCGTACCTCACTCGAACAGAACGGCCGTATCATCGTGGTCCCGTCGGTGAAGGTCGCTGTGGAACTGGCGAACACGATCGCCCCCGAGCACCTGGAGATCGTCACGCGGAACGCACGGAAGGTGTCGCGCGATATCCGTCATGCCGGTGCGATCTTCGTCGGACGCTGGGCGACCGAGGCTCTGGGCGACTACGTCGCAGGCCCGAACCACACCCTGCCGACATCCGGCACGGCGCGGTTCAGCTCCGCCTTGAATGTGATGGATTTCCTCACGTTCAGCAATGTCATCGAATGCTCGAAGGAACATTTCATGAAACTCGCACCCTATGGCGAAACGCTGGCCCGGGCCGAAGGGCTCGCGGGCCACGCCGCGTCGATGGCGATCCGGAGGAAACAACGATGA
- a CDS encoding ATP phosphoribosyltransferase — protein MRSTLLIALPKGRLFDAAIGLLQRAGVDTDGGVGSRKLTFMDKGGQYEFVALKPADVPVYVESGAVDAGIVGSDVLRELECDVNEPLDLRIGLCRLAVAAIEGSDLTALDHLRIATKYPRTATRFFSARHQHTHIVRLEGSVEIAPILGLADAIVDLVETGRTLKENGLGIVEEIAPVSAKFVVNRTAMKTRNAAVRKLITSLDKVIYAHP, from the coding sequence ATGAGATCGACATTGCTGATCGCGCTGCCGAAAGGCAGGCTCTTCGATGCTGCCATCGGCCTTCTGCAACGGGCAGGGGTGGATACCGACGGCGGAGTAGGGAGCCGGAAGCTCACCTTCATGGACAAGGGCGGGCAGTATGAATTCGTCGCCCTCAAACCAGCCGATGTCCCGGTCTATGTCGAGTCGGGTGCGGTGGATGCCGGGATCGTCGGGAGCGATGTGCTCCGCGAACTCGAATGCGATGTGAATGAGCCGCTGGACCTCCGCATCGGCCTCTGCCGGCTTGCCGTCGCGGCCATCGAAGGATCCGACCTCACTGCCCTGGACCATCTGCGCATCGCAACGAAGTACCCGCGCACCGCTACACGTTTCTTTTCCGCGCGCCATCAGCACACACATATCGTGCGGCTGGAAGGCTCCGTGGAGATCGCACCGATCCTCGGGCTGGCGGATGCGATCGTGGATCTTGTGGAGACCGGCCGGACGCTCAAGGAGAACGGCCTCGGGATCGTCGAAGAGATCGCTCCGGTCAGCGCGAAGTTCGTTGTGAACCGCACGGCGATGAAGACGCGCAATGCGGCCGTTCGGAAGCTCATCACATCACTGGACAAGGTGATCTATGCGCATCCTTGA
- the hisZ gene encoding ATP phosphoribosyltransferase regulatory subunit, with product MTPLSASALPPGFRDLASQDAARRRQTDARLAAIFDARGYREVLPSGIEFLDMYTRGNQVISERAFKFLDREDRLLALRADFTPAVARMVAPRITPGAEPMRLWYSGNVFRRVEPRKGGYAEFWQVGAELIGGSTLAHDAEMISLALENLDAVGMSSASVHINHAGIFRGILNAANLPETARERLASEIDHKDARALATHLEELGVTAAIGEQVHVLARCIGGPEVLEEAAGVLTDAESRAAITHLQQLAATLAPHAERLVFDLTEIDEMEYYTGIMFTLLSPARRSPLGTGGRYDTLFRAFGGDSPAVGFSLTMDSILEGR from the coding sequence ATGACACCATTATCAGCTTCAGCACTGCCCCCCGGCTTCCGGGATCTGGCATCGCAGGATGCGGCCCGGCGCCGGCAGACCGATGCACGGCTGGCGGCGATCTTTGACGCGCGCGGGTACCGTGAGGTGCTCCCGTCAGGGATCGAATTCCTGGATATGTACACCCGCGGGAACCAGGTCATCTCCGAACGTGCCTTCAAGTTTCTGGACCGTGAGGACCGCCTGCTGGCACTGCGTGCGGATTTTACGCCTGCCGTCGCACGCATGGTCGCGCCCCGCATCACGCCCGGCGCAGAACCGATGCGCCTGTGGTACAGCGGGAACGTCTTCCGGCGCGTGGAACCCCGCAAAGGGGGGTATGCGGAATTCTGGCAGGTCGGCGCGGAGCTGATCGGCGGCAGCACGCTCGCGCACGATGCGGAAATGATCTCCCTCGCACTCGAGAACCTGGATGCTGTCGGCATGTCCAGCGCCTCCGTGCACATCAACCATGCCGGCATCTTCCGGGGCATACTGAACGCCGCGAACCTGCCGGAGACGGCCCGCGAGCGCCTGGCATCCGAGATCGATCACAAAGATGCACGTGCGCTTGCCACCCACCTCGAAGAGTTGGGCGTGACGGCGGCGATCGGGGAACAGGTCCATGTGCTTGCGCGGTGCATCGGCGGCCCCGAGGTCCTCGAAGAAGCCGCCGGCGTGCTCACCGATGCCGAATCCCGTGCCGCGATCACGCACCTGCAGCAGCTCGCGGCAACGCTCGCACCACACGCGGAGCGCCTGGTGTTCGACCTGACCGAGATCGACGAGATGGAATACTACACCGGTATCATGTTCACCCTGTTGAGCCCTGCCCGCAGAAGTCCGTTGGGCACGGGCGGCCGTTATGATACACTCTTCCGCGCATTCGGCGGCGATTCGCCTGCCGTCGGGTTCTCGCTGACGATGGATAGCATTCTGGAGGGGCGATGA
- a CDS encoding TonB-dependent receptor → MKLTLLLLVTAFLFPGQASAQTGAVSGIVVDKSTLEPLPSAAVQILGSSLGASSNEEGKFTITGIPFGTYQVRASIVGYEPEIISDVVVASGRKLDLRFELHESAIGLEGVEVRANYFQKSPDAPVSIQKLSYEEIRRSPGGFEDVIRAISVLPGVAQVQSGRNDLVVRGGAPSENLFTVDNIEIPNINHFGTQGSSGGPLSFINLDFVRETSFSTGGFGVRYGDRLSSVLNITLRDGRSDRLGGKATISATQFGLNLEGPVGSSGTFLFSARRSYLDFIFKAAGFSFVPEYWDFLGRANYSIDAHNEVTFLAVGAIDDVSWFDRDADDRFKNSRVLGTDQRQYASGFSWRNLFSHGFASLTLSRSSVTYDGLQRDSLLNPIFMNRSKEGETGLRADIVYKVSSSIEMSAGASVKNINFTSNLALPGYVTTFGDTLDVQVNDYASRATKASSYVQASGHPLDRLTLTLGGRLDYFDLIEQKATFAPRGSLGYEITPLTSASASIGRYYQSPSYIWLVSNPANRDLKPIAVDQYILGVEHLLQADLKVRVEGFLKRYADYPASVDRPYLVLANTGGGFEGSDDNFASFGLDRLVSGGKGRAYGIELLVQKKLSDSPVYGLASLTLARSRFTALDGVERSGTFEQDVIVNLSGGYMFDENWSGSMKFRFATGRPYTPFTSTGTQNVAEYNARNVDPLHSLDVRVERRWNFDAWNLIAYIDIQNIYNYKNTGSVRWNAREQKVEINNSSIGILPSIGVSAEF, encoded by the coding sequence ATGAAACTCACACTCCTTCTCCTTGTCACAGCATTCCTTTTCCCCGGCCAGGCTTCCGCCCAAACCGGCGCTGTCTCCGGGATCGTGGTTGATAAATCCACCCTTGAACCCCTCCCTTCTGCGGCAGTCCAGATCCTCGGTTCGTCGCTCGGGGCCTCCTCGAATGAAGAAGGGAAGTTCACCATCACCGGGATCCCGTTCGGTACCTACCAGGTCCGGGCCTCCATCGTCGGCTATGAGCCGGAGATCATCAGCGATGTCGTCGTTGCCTCCGGACGCAAGCTCGACCTGCGCTTTGAGCTCCATGAGTCCGCCATCGGACTCGAAGGCGTGGAGGTCCGTGCGAACTACTTTCAAAAATCGCCCGACGCCCCGGTGAGCATCCAGAAACTGTCCTATGAAGAGATCCGACGTTCACCCGGCGGCTTTGAGGATGTGATCCGCGCCATCTCCGTCCTCCCCGGCGTCGCGCAGGTCCAGTCCGGCCGCAACGACCTCGTCGTGCGCGGCGGCGCTCCATCGGAGAACCTCTTCACCGTGGACAACATCGAGATCCCCAACATCAACCACTTCGGTACCCAGGGTTCGAGCGGCGGCCCGCTGAGCTTCATCAACCTGGATTTCGTGCGCGAGACCTCCTTCTCCACCGGCGGATTCGGGGTGCGCTACGGCGATCGCCTGTCGTCCGTCCTCAACATCACGCTCCGTGATGGCCGCTCGGACCGCCTCGGAGGCAAGGCGACGATCTCGGCGACCCAGTTCGGTCTCAATCTCGAGGGACCCGTCGGCTCCTCCGGCACGTTCCTCTTCTCGGCGCGGCGGAGCTATCTGGATTTCATTTTCAAAGCGGCGGGATTCTCGTTCGTGCCGGAGTACTGGGATTTCCTCGGCCGGGCCAACTATTCCATCGACGCTCACAATGAAGTGACGTTCCTCGCCGTCGGCGCGATCGACGATGTGTCGTGGTTCGACCGCGATGCGGACGACCGTTTCAAGAACTCACGCGTGCTCGGGACCGATCAGCGGCAGTATGCGTCAGGCTTTTCCTGGCGCAACCTGTTCTCCCATGGCTTTGCATCGCTGACACTGAGCCGATCCTCTGTCACCTATGATGGCCTGCAACGTGATTCGTTGTTGAATCCGATCTTCATGAACAGGTCCAAGGAAGGCGAGACCGGGCTGCGCGCCGATATCGTGTATAAGGTCTCCTCCTCGATCGAGATGTCCGCCGGGGCGTCGGTGAAGAATATCAACTTCACTTCGAACCTGGCACTCCCCGGCTATGTCACCACGTTCGGTGATACCCTCGACGTCCAGGTGAATGACTACGCAAGCCGTGCAACGAAGGCGTCGTCGTATGTCCAGGCCTCCGGGCATCCGCTGGACCGGTTGACCCTCACGCTGGGCGGCCGCCTCGACTATTTCGATCTCATCGAACAGAAAGCGACGTTCGCACCGCGGGGGTCTCTCGGCTACGAGATCACTCCGCTCACCTCGGCATCGGCGAGCATCGGACGATACTATCAGAGTCCGTCCTATATCTGGCTTGTCTCCAATCCGGCGAACCGCGACCTCAAGCCGATCGCCGTGGATCAGTACATTCTCGGCGTGGAGCATCTCCTGCAGGCAGACCTGAAGGTCCGGGTCGAAGGCTTCCTGAAACGATACGCTGACTACCCGGCAAGCGTGGACCGCCCGTATCTGGTGCTTGCCAACACGGGGGGTGGTTTCGAGGGGTCGGACGACAACTTTGCCTCGTTCGGGCTGGACCGTCTCGTGAGTGGCGGGAAGGGGCGTGCCTACGGCATCGAATTGCTCGTCCAGAAGAAGCTGTCCGATTCTCCGGTGTACGGGCTCGCAAGCCTGACGCTGGCGCGTTCGCGGTTCACGGCGTTGGACGGCGTGGAGCGGTCCGGGACGTTCGAGCAGGATGTGATCGTCAATCTGTCGGGCGGCTATATGTTCGACGAGAACTGGTCGGGGAGCATGAAGTTCCGCTTTGCCACCGGGCGTCCGTACACACCCTTCACCTCAACGGGCACACAGAACGTCGCCGAGTACAATGCGCGGAACGTCGATCCTCTCCATAGCCTGGATGTACGGGTGGAACGGCGCTGGAATTTTGACGCATGGAACCTGATCGCGTACATCGATATCCAGAACATCTACAACTATAAGAACACCGGCAGTGTGCGCTGGAACGCCCGGGAGCAGAAGGTGGAGATCAACAACAGCTCGATCGGGATCCTCCCCTCCATCGGGGTGAGCGCTGAATTCTAG
- the arfB gene encoding aminoacyl-tRNA hydrolase: MDGLEVSEGVVIPAREIRFRFARSGGPGGQNVNKVESRVELLFDLAASSAFSDAQRHRLRSALRTKLDDDGVLQIVVQESRSQWQNRETALARLAETIRVALIPRKRRVATKPSRGSKEERVRSKKKRGEIKRNRGRISD, from the coding sequence GTGGACGGTCTCGAGGTCAGCGAGGGCGTGGTGATCCCCGCCCGGGAGATCCGCTTCCGCTTCGCGCGAAGCGGAGGGCCCGGCGGACAGAATGTGAACAAGGTGGAGAGCCGCGTGGAGCTCCTGTTCGATCTCGCCGCGTCATCCGCATTCAGCGATGCGCAACGACATCGCCTCCGGTCGGCGCTGCGCACAAAGTTGGATGATGATGGCGTCCTGCAGATCGTCGTCCAGGAGTCACGGAGCCAGTGGCAGAACCGGGAGACCGCATTGGCACGTCTCGCGGAGACGATCCGCGTGGCACTCATTCCCCGGAAAAGGCGAGTTGCCACGAAGCCTTCCCGTGGATCCAAAGAGGAGCGTGTCCGTTCCAAGAAAAAGAGGGGCGAGATCAAGCGGAACCGTGGCCGCATATCGGACTAA
- a CDS encoding MFS transporter, whose product MDSPRGLGLLRSYPRVFWLANIMELFERGAYYGLNSVLAIYLTNTVVEGGLGFTEQSVGFLQGLIYAATYIIPILGGALADRYGYRRMLLVAFSFLSAGYFLAGQMSGYGAVFASLLLMASGSGLFKPIISGTIARTTNEQNSGFGFGIYYWMINLGAFLAPLLVSYLKGFSWTWVFMASSLYCGLMLLPTVFLFRDPPRPANTRTIREVLTGAAEVLGDARFMLMIFVYSGFWILYFQNFGSVLWFLRDFISPAPINEFFAGIGIPLSFDSEHVTVINAGTIILLQVLVSRLVKNVPPLRAMVIGIGIGVMGFICLSFATNVWIFILGIAVFSVGEMTAHPKYYSYVGLVAPQDRKAVYMGYAFLYGVVGSLIGSNLGGMMYEAMLKPLLGTADPSGDIRQFWLIFAGLGFVAMAGLMLYNRTFATDTPETRALARKIMIGLYTALCLIGLWFLYSALFRSPSIPYRTVVQAAIMILLGAGGITISFRKTARGG is encoded by the coding sequence ATGGACTCTCCACGCGGACTCGGACTGCTGCGGAGCTACCCGCGCGTCTTCTGGCTCGCCAACATCATGGAACTGTTCGAGCGGGGGGCGTACTACGGGCTCAACTCGGTCCTCGCCATCTATCTCACCAACACCGTCGTTGAAGGCGGGCTCGGGTTCACCGAGCAGTCGGTCGGGTTCCTCCAGGGATTGATCTATGCCGCGACCTACATCATCCCGATCCTGGGCGGGGCGCTGGCCGACCGGTACGGATACCGCCGGATGCTCCTCGTTGCGTTCTCGTTCCTGTCCGCCGGATATTTCCTTGCGGGACAGATGTCAGGGTACGGCGCTGTCTTCGCCTCCCTGCTCCTCATGGCATCGGGTTCCGGACTCTTCAAGCCGATCATCTCGGGCACCATTGCACGGACCACGAACGAGCAGAACTCCGGCTTCGGATTCGGCATCTACTACTGGATGATCAATCTTGGCGCCTTCCTCGCACCATTGCTCGTCAGCTACCTCAAAGGATTCTCCTGGACATGGGTCTTCATGGCATCATCGCTCTATTGCGGCCTCATGCTGCTGCCCACCGTGTTCCTGTTCCGCGATCCGCCCCGTCCGGCGAACACGAGAACGATCCGCGAAGTGCTCACCGGCGCCGCCGAGGTACTCGGTGACGCGCGGTTCATGCTCATGATCTTCGTCTACTCGGGGTTCTGGATCCTGTACTTTCAGAATTTCGGTTCCGTGCTCTGGTTCCTCCGCGACTTCATCTCGCCGGCCCCGATCAATGAGTTCTTCGCTGGGATCGGGATCCCGCTCTCCTTCGATTCCGAACATGTCACGGTGATCAACGCCGGTACGATCATCCTCCTGCAGGTGCTCGTGAGCAGACTCGTGAAGAATGTCCCGCCGCTGCGTGCCATGGTGATCGGCATCGGCATCGGTGTCATGGGCTTCATCTGCCTCTCCTTCGCAACGAATGTCTGGATCTTCATCCTCGGCATCGCCGTCTTCTCCGTAGGCGAAATGACGGCGCATCCAAAGTACTACAGTTACGTGGGGCTCGTTGCACCGCAGGACCGGAAAGCCGTGTACATGGGGTACGCCTTCCTGTACGGCGTCGTGGGAAGCCTGATCGGATCCAATCTCGGCGGCATGATGTACGAGGCCATGCTCAAACCGCTCCTCGGCACCGCCGACCCGTCGGGCGACATCCGTCAGTTCTGGCTCATCTTTGCCGGACTCGGTTTCGTTGCCATGGCGGGGCTTATGCTGTACAACCGGACCTTTGCTACGGACACCCCTGAAACGCGGGCGCTGGCACGAAAGATCATGATCGGCCTCTATACGGCACTGTGCCTGATCGGCCTCTGGTTCCTGTATTCCGCGCTCTTCCGCAGCCCGTCCATCCCGTACAGGACGGTCGTCCAGGCTGCGATCATGATCCTTCTGGGCGCTGGTGGGATCACGATCTCATTCAGGAAAACTGCACGAGGAGGCTGA
- a CDS encoding thioredoxin domain-containing protein: MSAPSGTPNRLATEKSPYLLQHAYNPVDWYPWGEEAFAQAKATERPIFLSIGYATCHWCHVMERESFENPEIARLLNTLFVPIKVDREERPDVDRLYMAALNALGHNGGWPMSMFLTPDLTPFYGGTYFPPESRHGRAGFPQVLRKIADLWNTERPAIEASATSVVTYLQEVAEANGGTAVDPTAAATRCLEEFAGMFDHAEGGFGGAPKFPRPSVVHFLTRYHYRTGDTEARAMATETLDAMAAGGVYDHVGGGFHRYAVDAAWRVPHFEKMLYDQAQLALAYLEVHQITRSAHMADVVHETIGYVLRDLTGPEGEFYSAEDADSARPGDPAEHGEGAFYLWSMEEILRVLGDDAHPFVSRYGIEAEGNVPFDPGNEFTGLNIPYRPASDEDAGRSVAEEGPNDVQRLQRARQTLLQVRGVRPRPLRDDKVLVAWNGMMIAACARAGAVLNQPAYITAAQRAATFLLDRLYDAATGTLLRRWRDGEARFAAHLDDHMWLVDGLLELHAATGDPAWLENAVAVGKAALKKFADERGGGFFDTDGTDGSVLVRMKERHDGAEPSGNAVAARVLVRLAALTGGDEWERATDGFATAFQPWLEKQPSVMPLMTATLQGMEGKGSQLVIVGPSGHDETRAMMRAYWTRFLPDTVVILVDDAHREALGRLVPFAAHLPLIDGKPAAYLCEDFACRLPVTSADDLGGLLDALRG, translated from the coding sequence ATGTCCGCCCCCTCCGGTACACCCAACCGCCTCGCCACAGAGAAGAGCCCGTATCTCCTCCAGCACGCATACAACCCCGTGGATTGGTATCCGTGGGGGGAAGAAGCGTTTGCACAGGCGAAGGCCACGGAGCGCCCGATCTTCCTTTCGATCGGATATGCCACCTGCCACTGGTGCCACGTCATGGAACGCGAGTCGTTCGAGAACCCGGAGATCGCACGGCTGCTGAACACGCTGTTCGTCCCGATCAAAGTGGACCGCGAGGAGCGGCCGGACGTGGACCGTCTGTACATGGCCGCGCTGAATGCGCTGGGACACAATGGCGGGTGGCCGATGTCGATGTTCCTGACGCCTGACCTCACGCCGTTCTACGGAGGGACGTACTTTCCGCCGGAGAGCCGCCACGGCCGCGCGGGGTTCCCGCAAGTGCTGCGAAAGATCGCGGATCTCTGGAACACCGAGCGCCCGGCGATCGAAGCGTCGGCCACGTCCGTGGTGACCTATCTGCAAGAGGTCGCGGAGGCGAATGGCGGCACAGCTGTGGACCCTACAGCAGCAGCAACCCGTTGCCTCGAAGAGTTCGCGGGGATGTTCGATCATGCCGAGGGTGGCTTCGGCGGCGCGCCGAAATTCCCCCGGCCATCCGTCGTTCATTTTCTCACGCGGTACCATTACCGCACCGGCGATACGGAAGCACGTGCCATGGCGACGGAAACGCTCGACGCGATGGCGGCGGGCGGCGTGTATGATCACGTCGGAGGCGGATTTCACCGCTACGCGGTCGATGCCGCCTGGCGCGTACCCCACTTCGAGAAGATGCTCTACGATCAGGCGCAACTCGCGCTTGCCTACCTCGAGGTCCATCAGATCACGCGCTCGGCACACATGGCGGACGTCGTGCATGAAACGATCGGCTACGTTCTGCGCGACCTCACCGGTCCGGAAGGGGAATTCTACTCCGCGGAAGATGCCGACAGCGCCAGGCCCGGCGATCCGGCGGAACACGGTGAGGGCGCGTTCTACCTCTGGTCGATGGAGGAGATCCTCCGTGTGCTCGGCGACGATGCACATCCGTTCGTGTCACGGTATGGGATCGAGGCGGAAGGGAATGTGCCGTTCGATCCGGGCAACGAATTCACCGGCCTGAACATCCCCTACCGTCCTGCGTCCGATGAGGATGCAGGACGGTCAGTAGCTGAGGAGGGTCCGAATGACGTGCAGCGTCTCCAGCGGGCACGGCAGACACTTCTTCAGGTCCGCGGGGTACGGCCGCGCCCGTTGCGTGACGACAAGGTGCTCGTGGCGTGGAACGGCATGATGATCGCCGCCTGTGCGCGTGCCGGGGCCGTGCTCAACCAACCCGCCTACATCACTGCCGCGCAACGCGCAGCGACGTTTCTCCTCGACCGTTTGTATGATGCTGCCACGGGCACGCTCCTGCGCCGCTGGCGTGATGGCGAAGCGCGGTTCGCGGCCCATCTGGACGACCATATGTGGCTCGTCGACGGACTGCTCGAGCTGCACGCCGCTACGGGCGATCCCGCGTGGTTGGAGAATGCTGTGGCGGTTGGGAAGGCCGCACTGAAGAAGTTCGCCGATGAGCGGGGTGGCGGGTTCTTCGATACGGATGGTACGGACGGCTCCGTGCTGGTGCGGATGAAGGAACGACACGATGGGGCGGAGCCTTCCGGGAATGCGGTCGCTGCCCGGGTCCTGGTACGCCTCGCGGCGCTCACCGGGGGGGACGAGTGGGAGCGAGCCACCGATGGATTTGCGACGGCCTTCCAGCCGTGGCTGGAGAAGCAGCCATCGGTGATGCCGCTCATGACCGCAACGCTGCAGGGAATGGAAGGGAAGGGGTCGCAATTGGTGATCGTCGGGCCCTCCGGCCACGACGAGACCCGGGCAATGATGCGCGCCTACTGGACACGCTTCCTGCCGGATACCGTGGTGATCCTTGTCGACGACGCCCACAGGGAAGCACTCGGCCGGCTGGTGCCTTTCGCCGCGCATCTCCCTCTGATCGACGGAAAGCCGGCGGCGTACCTCTGTGAGGATTTCGCCTGCCGGCTTCCGGTGACTTCTGCTGATGACCTGGGTGGACTGCTTGATGCGCTGCGCGGGTAA